One part of the Triplophysa rosa linkage group LG5, Trosa_1v2, whole genome shotgun sequence genome encodes these proteins:
- the elavl1a gene encoding ELAV-like protein 1a isoform X2, with protein sequence MTQKDVEDMFARYGGIINSRILVDQATGLSRGVAFIRFDKRAEAEEAIKDLNGQKPPGSTEPITVKFAANPNQAKNTPIISQISYHSQSRRFGGPVHHQAQRFRFSPMSVDHMGSGMSSGNMAGNSSSGWCIFIYNLGQDADEGILWQMFGPFGAVTNVKVIRDFNTNKCKGFGFVTMPNYEEAAMAIASLNGYRLGDKILQVSFKTSKSHK encoded by the exons ATGACGCAGAAGGATGTCGAAGACATGTTTGCGCGATACGGCGGCATTATCAACTCCCGCATTCTTGTCGATCAGGCCACAG GGCTTTCTCGTGGTGTGGCTTTCATTCGCTTCGACAAGAGAGCCGAGGCAGAGGAGGCCATTAAAGACTTGAACGGGCAGAAGCCGCCGGGCTCTACAGAGCCCATCACCGTCAAATTCGCTGCCAACCCCAACCAGGCTAAAAACACACCCATCATTTCTCAGATTTCTTACCACTCGCAGTCTCGCCGCTTCGGGGGTCCCGTCCATCACCAGGCCCAGAGATTCAG GTTCTCGCCCATGAGTGTGGACCACATGGGCAGCGGCATGTCCAGTGGTAACATGGCCGGAAACTCCTCGTCGGGCTGGTGTATTTTTATCTACAACCTGGGCCAGGATGCAGACGAGGGCATCCTGTGGCAGATGTTCGGCCCCTTCGGAGCCGTCACCAACGTCAAAGTCATCCGCGACTTCAACACCAACAAGTGCAAAGGATTCGGGTTTGTTACCATGCCAAACTATGAAGAGGCAGCCATGGCTATCGCCAGCCTCAACGGCTATCGCCTCGGGGACAAGATTTTACAAGTGTCGTTCAAAACAAGCAAGTCGCACAAGTAG
- the elavl1a gene encoding ELAV-like protein 1a isoform X1, which produces MAVRRGHIRYLKELNDMSNGYEDHMADEPKDANTNLIVNYLPQNMSQDELRSLFSSIGEVESAKLIRDKVAGHSLGYGFVNYLNPSDAERAISTLNGLRLQSKTIKVSYARPSSDTIKDANLYISGLPKTMTQKDVEDMFARYGGIINSRILVDQATGLSRGVAFIRFDKRAEAEEAIKDLNGQKPPGSTEPITVKFAANPNQAKNTPIISQISYHSQSRRFGGPVHHQAQRFRFSPMSVDHMGSGMSSGNMAGNSSSGWCIFIYNLGQDADEGILWQMFGPFGAVTNVKVIRDFNTNKCKGFGFVTMPNYEEAAMAIASLNGYRLGDKILQVSFKTSKSHK; this is translated from the exons gaGCTGAATGACATGTCGAACGGTTACGAAGATCACATGGCCGATGAGCCAAAGGACGCCAATACGAACCTTATCGTGAATTACCTGCCTCAGAATATGAGCCAGGATGAGCTGCGGAGTCTCTTCAGCAGCATCGGGGAGGTGGAATCTGCTAAACTTATTCGTGACAAAGTAGCAG GCCACAGTTTAGGGTACGGATTTGTTAACTATCTTAACCCTAGTGATGCAGAAAGAGCAATCAGTACTCTCAATGGACTGAGACTACAGTCTAAAACTATCAAG GTGTCGTATGCCCGGCCGAGCTCCGACACGATAAAGGATGCCAACCTCTACATCAGCGGACTGCCTAAAACAATGACGCAGAAGGATGTCGAAGACATGTTTGCGCGATACGGCGGCATTATCAACTCCCGCATTCTTGTCGATCAGGCCACAG GGCTTTCTCGTGGTGTGGCTTTCATTCGCTTCGACAAGAGAGCCGAGGCAGAGGAGGCCATTAAAGACTTGAACGGGCAGAAGCCGCCGGGCTCTACAGAGCCCATCACCGTCAAATTCGCTGCCAACCCCAACCAGGCTAAAAACACACCCATCATTTCTCAGATTTCTTACCACTCGCAGTCTCGCCGCTTCGGGGGTCCCGTCCATCACCAGGCCCAGAGATTCAG GTTCTCGCCCATGAGTGTGGACCACATGGGCAGCGGCATGTCCAGTGGTAACATGGCCGGAAACTCCTCGTCGGGCTGGTGTATTTTTATCTACAACCTGGGCCAGGATGCAGACGAGGGCATCCTGTGGCAGATGTTCGGCCCCTTCGGAGCCGTCACCAACGTCAAAGTCATCCGCGACTTCAACACCAACAAGTGCAAAGGATTCGGGTTTGTTACCATGCCAAACTATGAAGAGGCAGCCATGGCTATCGCCAGCCTCAACGGCTATCGCCTCGGGGACAAGATTTTACAAGTGTCGTTCAAAACAAGCAAGTCGCACAAGTAG